One window of Pseudacidobacterium ailaaui genomic DNA carries:
- a CDS encoding cytochrome c oxidase subunit I, with the protein MARCPSTKGVTLMERYRPLSAGHHSIGMNYLLLALCAVSMGTVLSVFMRVHIIAPELKLPLFGVVPPEGYLALVTMHGTLMVFFVLTSAPVNGFASLILPAQIGARSMALPGLNALSFWLTALSLVVLLAAFLVPGGAPISGWTSYPPLSGIAAAGPGQATGMDLWLLSIGIFCVASVLNAICLLTTIITKRCAGMTLMRLPLTAWSWLVTAVLMLFAFSILLVAVVLLLSDRHFATGFFIPKGEVVNGMLYDRMHPHPGGSPMLWLHLFWFFGHPEVYIAILPAMGTTTSLLANFLRRPPISYRFMVGTTLAIGALGLMVWGHHMFVSGMNPYAGTAFGLITMAIAVPSSGKVLGWLAMLLRGRSTRIHPLPTPMLFTLGFLSFFIAGGLTGPILAQPILDAYLHNTYFVVAHFHLIMAMAGVFALFAAVYYWFPLMTGRLMNEGLGKWHFWLSLFGAYGTFFPMHFAGLAGMPRHFAQLTGSTSSLAALVPLQTGITHSALFLASAQLLFLINLAWSARRGSLASVNPWQATTLEWTAFGSSPCRVSHAPYEYRFDGNAWKPVMQCSIAQKQE; encoded by the coding sequence ATGGCTCGCTGCCCATCTACCAAAGGAGTCACGCTGATGGAGCGCTATCGCCCCCTCTCCGCTGGCCACCACAGTATCGGGATGAACTACCTCCTGCTCGCCCTTTGCGCGGTAAGTATGGGCACCGTGCTCTCTGTTTTCATGCGGGTCCACATCATTGCGCCGGAACTGAAGCTGCCTCTCTTCGGCGTTGTTCCGCCAGAGGGCTATCTTGCGCTGGTGACCATGCACGGCACACTGATGGTCTTCTTCGTACTCACCTCGGCCCCGGTCAACGGATTCGCCAGCCTCATTCTCCCTGCGCAGATTGGCGCCCGCAGCATGGCTTTGCCCGGACTGAATGCGCTGTCTTTCTGGCTCACGGCACTTTCACTCGTTGTATTGCTCGCTGCCTTCTTGGTTCCCGGCGGCGCACCCATCTCCGGATGGACCAGCTACCCCCCTCTCAGCGGAATCGCCGCCGCAGGCCCCGGTCAGGCCACTGGAATGGACCTCTGGCTCCTCAGCATCGGCATCTTCTGCGTTGCATCCGTACTGAACGCCATCTGCCTGCTTACCACCATCATCACCAAACGCTGCGCAGGGATGACGTTGATGCGGCTGCCGCTCACCGCATGGTCATGGCTCGTAACTGCGGTGCTGATGCTCTTCGCCTTCAGCATTCTTCTTGTCGCCGTCGTGCTCCTGCTCAGCGACCGCCACTTCGCCACTGGCTTCTTCATTCCTAAAGGCGAAGTTGTTAACGGAATGCTATACGACCGTATGCACCCGCATCCGGGCGGCTCCCCGATGCTCTGGCTGCATCTCTTCTGGTTCTTCGGCCACCCTGAGGTCTACATTGCCATCCTGCCAGCGATGGGGACCACGACTTCCCTTCTGGCAAATTTTCTACGCCGTCCGCCCATAAGCTATCGGTTCATGGTTGGGACCACCCTCGCCATCGGCGCGCTTGGCCTCATGGTCTGGGGACATCACATGTTCGTCAGCGGCATGAATCCCTATGCTGGGACTGCCTTCGGGCTTATCACGATGGCCATTGCCGTCCCCAGCTCCGGAAAAGTCCTGGGCTGGCTGGCCATGTTGCTTCGGGGACGCTCAACCCGTATCCATCCCCTGCCCACACCGATGCTCTTCACCCTGGGTTTTCTCTCCTTCTTTATTGCCGGAGGACTGACCGGTCCTATCCTGGCCCAGCCTATCCTGGATGCATATCTGCACAACACTTACTTCGTCGTCGCGCATTTTCATCTCATTATGGCCATGGCCGGGGTCTTCGCCCTGTTCGCGGCCGTGTACTACTGGTTTCCTCTGATGACAGGCCGCCTGATGAACGAGGGCCTTGGAAAATGGCACTTCTGGCTCTCGCTCTTTGGTGCCTACGGCACATTCTTCCCCATGCACTTTGCCGGACTCGCCGGAATGCCCCGTCACTTTGCCCAGCTCACGGGAAGTACCTCCTCTCTGGCAGCGCTCGTGCCGCTTCAGACTGGAATCACACACTCGGCACTTTTTCTCGCCAGCGCGCAGCTTCTCTTCCTGATCAACCTGGCCTGGAGCGCACGCCGCGGTTCCCTCGCTTCTGTAAACCCCTGGCAGGCAACCACCCTTGAATGGACCGCTTTCGGCTCAAGCCCTTGCCGGGTCAGTCACGCACCCTACGAATACCGTTTTGATGGAAATGCATGGAAACCTGTGATGCAATGCTCCATCGCTCAAAAACAGGAGTAA
- the pyrE gene encoding orotate phosphoribosyltransferase → MTEYRDALLKLLARFSFKLGEFKLSSGGTSDYYIDCRLTTLHAEGGRLTGLALLELLQERRVHPAAVGGLTLGADPIVSNVASASAWYAQQHPGSPLIHGFLVRKAEKTHGTGRRIEGFLQKDAPVLIVDDVCTTGASTITAIEAAREAGLRVIAVACLVEREEAGGRSAVEQAAQDAPFFSLFTAKDVRAAHLRQLGR, encoded by the coding sequence ATGACTGAATATCGTGATGCACTCCTGAAGCTGCTGGCCCGTTTCTCTTTCAAATTGGGTGAGTTTAAACTCTCTTCTGGCGGAACGAGCGACTATTACATTGATTGCCGTTTGACTACGCTCCACGCAGAAGGCGGAAGGCTCACGGGACTGGCTCTGCTGGAGCTGCTGCAGGAGCGCAGGGTGCACCCGGCGGCCGTAGGAGGTCTGACACTAGGGGCCGATCCAATCGTTTCGAATGTAGCATCGGCCAGCGCCTGGTACGCGCAGCAACATCCTGGATCACCGCTGATTCATGGGTTTCTGGTGCGCAAAGCTGAAAAGACGCACGGCACAGGACGGAGGATTGAGGGGTTCCTGCAAAAGGATGCCCCCGTGCTGATCGTAGATGATGTTTGCACGACAGGCGCCTCCACAATTACGGCAATCGAAGCCGCACGCGAGGCTGGGCTGAGAGTGATTGCGGTGGCCTGCCTGGTTGAGCGTGAAGAGGCAGGCGGCCGCTCCGCAGTGGAGCAGGCGGCGCAGGATGCTCCTTTCTTCTCCTTATTTACTGCAAAAGACGTGCGCGCGGCCCATCTTCGGCAGTTGGGGCGGTGA
- the pdxS gene encoding pyridoxal 5'-phosphate synthase lyase subunit PdxS → MTQHTNHGTSSTTLRLKVGLAEMLKGGVIMDVMNVEQARIAEEAGAVSVMALERVPAMIRAEGGVARMANPKLIKEIMSAVSIPVMAKARIGHFAEAQVLQEIGVDFIDESEVLTPADEEHHIDKHAFTTPFVCGARDLGEALRRIAEGAAMIRTKGEAGTGDVVHAVKHMRTLMKEIRSLTVLGEDELYAAAKELRAPYELVRMVAKNGKLPVPNFSAGGIATPADAALMMQLGAESVFVGSGIFMKERATPLDVEHNPEERAEAVSRARAIVIATTHYNDPKIVAEASEQVTGTMKGLAVTALEQEQLLQTRGW, encoded by the coding sequence ATGACACAACATACAAATCATGGAACTTCCAGCACCACTCTTCGCCTAAAAGTCGGCCTGGCCGAAATGCTCAAAGGCGGCGTCATCATGGACGTCATGAACGTCGAGCAGGCACGCATCGCTGAGGAAGCTGGCGCTGTTTCCGTTATGGCTTTGGAACGTGTCCCCGCCATGATTCGCGCAGAGGGCGGCGTGGCCCGCATGGCGAATCCAAAACTCATCAAGGAGATCATGAGCGCCGTCTCCATTCCCGTGATGGCAAAGGCCCGCATTGGTCACTTTGCGGAAGCCCAGGTATTGCAGGAAATCGGCGTAGACTTCATTGACGAGTCCGAGGTCCTGACCCCGGCTGATGAGGAACATCATATCGACAAGCACGCCTTCACCACACCGTTTGTGTGCGGCGCACGCGACCTCGGCGAGGCCCTTCGCCGCATCGCAGAAGGCGCAGCCATGATCCGCACCAAAGGCGAAGCCGGCACGGGGGACGTCGTCCACGCCGTCAAACACATGCGGACCCTTATGAAGGAAATCCGCAGCCTGACGGTTTTGGGCGAAGACGAACTGTATGCTGCCGCTAAAGAGCTTCGCGCGCCCTACGAACTGGTCCGCATGGTGGCGAAGAACGGCAAACTGCCCGTCCCCAATTTCTCTGCCGGAGGCATTGCCACTCCAGCGGACGCGGCCCTGATGATGCAGCTCGGTGCCGAATCGGTCTTCGTTGGCTCAGGAATCTTTATGAAGGAGCGCGCTACTCCGCTCGACGTGGAACACAACCCGGAAGAGCGCGCCGAGGCCGTCTCTCGCGCCCGTGCCATTGTCATCGCCACCACGCACTACAACGACCCCAAGATCGTAGCCGAGGCCTCAGAACAAGTCACGGGCACGATGAAAGGCCTGGCGGTGACTGCTCTCGAACAGGAACAGCTGCTGCAAACCCGCGGCTGGTGA
- the pdxT gene encoding pyridoxal 5'-phosphate synthase glutaminase subunit PdxT gives MARQKAPLIGVLAIQGDYDAHGQALRDVGADAVFIRKPAELANIDGLIIPGGESTTFLKFLARDGFLDTLQSFVGHKPTFGTCAGCILLAGEVRNPAQESLGVLDATVERNAYGRQIDSSIQTLETKLPGGPLEMVFIRAPRILKTGPDVEVLAARDGFPVLIRQGHLLAATFHPELSSDRRVHQLFLNLVREQQIRPV, from the coding sequence ATCGCTAGACAAAAAGCACCTCTCATCGGCGTTCTCGCCATTCAGGGCGATTACGACGCCCATGGCCAGGCGCTACGCGACGTTGGCGCAGATGCGGTCTTCATCCGCAAGCCAGCAGAACTCGCCAACATCGACGGCCTCATTATCCCTGGCGGCGAGTCCACAACATTCCTCAAGTTTCTTGCCCGGGACGGCTTCCTCGACACACTCCAGTCCTTCGTGGGCCACAAACCCACCTTCGGCACGTGCGCCGGCTGTATCCTGTTGGCCGGAGAGGTCCGCAACCCTGCGCAGGAGAGCCTTGGCGTCTTAGATGCTACTGTCGAGCGCAATGCCTATGGTCGCCAGATTGACAGCTCCATCCAGACACTGGAAACCAAGCTCCCCGGAGGACCCCTGGAAATGGTCTTTATCCGCGCGCCGCGCATCCTTAAGACGGGTCCGGACGTCGAAGTGCTTGCTGCGCGTGATGGCTTTCCAGTCCTCATCCGACAGGGACATCTTCTGGCGGCCACGTTTCACCCGGAGCTCTCTTCTGACCGACGGGTCCATCAGTTATTTCTGAATTTGGTACGCGAGCAGCAAATTCGGCCCGTCTGA
- a CDS encoding lipopolysaccharide biosynthesis protein: MSLRRIGKLFAANNLGQIITVLTQLLLPPAFLHAFGESLYGQWLALSAAISYLITFNYGLQTYTNMQMTIHYNRGELQETREVQSAGLRILLTAMLLFSLLLLIVFFLPLDRWLRLTLPLREAQWTVYILGCEVVANMFLSFFGNSYMVIGIPHRGQNFGNLFQFLVLLLQVPLVMKHASFPAIAGAQLAITLLGALWLIVDFSRLAPDLRPTLRYWKKGSLGSTLRPCGQYTLLYSSNVLVYQLPAILMQRLLGPAAVVVFSVTRTIYSMSRRVLNLLTYSIGPEITINFGQRNWQKLQKLYEFSERIILLLIPPLTLGSWLATPLLLQIWLHKGALYQPLFCMLLGLTVSIQSIKEHKYQFQFSTNHVKEISYLAITAYSTMLLIAVPMIRWIQLDGFTITWLLFETVQLLYLLHLNARLFGRQAQLDRAPVYHLFGIMLAGCAVFFWPAYHIAQFTYPLQGLIAVAGFLVTFVVSYRFFKVDEVRALLWGKFSKAFPLQDANG; this comes from the coding sequence ATGAGTTTACGCCGCATCGGAAAGCTGTTTGCAGCCAATAATTTGGGACAGATCATTACGGTCCTCACACAGCTTCTGCTGCCGCCAGCCTTTCTGCATGCGTTTGGTGAAAGCCTTTATGGACAGTGGCTGGCCCTGAGTGCGGCCATTTCTTACCTGATTACTTTTAATTATGGTCTGCAAACCTACACCAATATGCAGATGACCATCCACTACAACCGTGGTGAGCTGCAGGAGACAAGGGAGGTCCAGTCGGCTGGATTAAGGATTTTGCTGACGGCAATGCTGCTGTTCAGTTTGTTACTGTTGATTGTTTTCTTTCTGCCTTTGGATCGTTGGCTACGCCTGACGCTGCCGCTGAGAGAGGCGCAATGGACGGTCTATATCTTAGGTTGTGAAGTAGTTGCCAATATGTTCTTAAGTTTTTTTGGCAACAGCTATATGGTGATTGGCATTCCGCACCGCGGGCAGAATTTCGGAAATCTTTTCCAGTTTCTGGTGTTACTGCTGCAAGTCCCGCTGGTGATGAAGCATGCCTCTTTCCCAGCCATTGCGGGAGCGCAACTGGCCATCACATTACTGGGTGCTCTCTGGTTGATTGTCGATTTCAGCCGTCTCGCTCCCGATTTGCGCCCAACGCTGCGCTATTGGAAAAAGGGGTCCCTGGGGAGCACCCTGAGGCCCTGCGGGCAATACACATTGCTGTATTCCTCAAATGTACTGGTATACCAACTACCAGCAATTCTGATGCAGAGATTGCTGGGTCCGGCTGCCGTAGTCGTTTTCAGTGTCACTAGGACCATTTATTCCATGAGCAGAAGGGTCCTCAATTTGCTGACATACTCAATTGGGCCGGAAATCACCATCAATTTTGGTCAGAGAAACTGGCAGAAGCTGCAAAAGCTATATGAGTTTTCTGAACGCATCATTCTGCTGTTGATACCTCCTCTGACACTCGGGTCATGGTTAGCGACCCCGCTATTACTCCAAATATGGCTTCATAAGGGGGCCCTTTACCAGCCGCTCTTTTGTATGCTGTTAGGACTTACGGTTTCCATTCAGAGCATCAAAGAACACAAATATCAATTCCAGTTTTCCACCAACCATGTAAAGGAAATCTCCTATCTGGCAATTACAGCATACTCAACCATGCTTCTGATTGCGGTTCCCATGATTCGCTGGATACAGCTGGACGGGTTTACGATAACCTGGCTGCTGTTTGAAACCGTGCAATTGCTCTATTTACTGCATCTGAATGCAAGGCTATTTGGCAGGCAAGCGCAACTGGATCGGGCGCCGGTTTATCACCTTTTCGGCATTATGCTGGCCGGATGCGCTGTTTTCTTCTGGCCGGCCTATCATATTGCCCAATTCACGTATCCGCTGCAGGGATTGATTGCAGTAGCCGGGTTTCTCGTTACATTTGTGGTTTCCTATCGGTTTTTCAAGGTTGATGAAGTACGCGCGCTCTTATGGGGAAAGTTCAGCAAAGCTTTCCCATTACAGGATGCAAACGGATAA
- the fliP gene encoding flagellar type III secretion system pore protein FliP (The bacterial flagellar biogenesis protein FliP forms a type III secretion system (T3SS)-type pore required for flagellar assembly.), whose amino-acid sequence MSTVLLLFVKLPSLLPLPGQPQHLANNNGVPWTIVFGLTLLTLLPAILLSMTPMVRLLVVFHFLRQALGTQTAPSNQVLMGLGLMMTWFLMQPVLNAVDHQAVEPFRQGQISGMEAIQRGVEPPKQFMLKYAREKDLALFASAALAERPKDPNSLPLRVIVPAYMLSELKAGFVIGAVLFLPFLLVDLVVASITTSIGMFQLPPVVVSTPLKILLFVMVDGWNLLAGSLLRSF is encoded by the coding sequence ATGAGTACGGTTCTGCTTTTATTTGTGAAGCTCCCATCGCTGCTTCCTTTGCCTGGCCAACCCCAGCATCTGGCAAACAATAATGGGGTCCCCTGGACGATTGTCTTTGGGCTGACACTACTGACTTTATTGCCGGCGATCCTGCTTTCTATGACGCCGATGGTGCGGCTGCTGGTGGTGTTTCATTTTCTGCGCCAAGCACTCGGCACACAGACGGCACCAAGCAATCAAGTATTGATGGGGCTGGGGCTGATGATGACATGGTTTCTGATGCAGCCCGTGTTGAACGCAGTTGATCACCAGGCCGTGGAGCCCTTCCGTCAGGGACAGATTTCCGGAATGGAAGCGATACAGCGAGGGGTAGAACCTCCCAAGCAGTTCATGCTGAAATATGCACGCGAAAAGGACCTGGCTTTGTTTGCCTCCGCCGCGCTCGCCGAACGCCCAAAGGACCCGAACAGTTTGCCTCTGCGGGTGATCGTACCCGCCTACATGCTTTCTGAACTCAAAGCTGGTTTTGTAATCGGTGCCGTATTGTTCCTGCCTTTTTTGCTGGTGGACTTGGTTGTGGCTTCCATAACTACGTCAATAGGAATGTTTCAATTGCCGCCGGTCGTTGTTTCCACGCCGCTCAAGATTTTGCTCTTTGTGATGGTCGATGGATGGAACCTGCTGGCCGGTTCTTTGCTGAGGAGTTTCTGA
- a CDS encoding cytochrome c oxidase subunit II, with protein MCAAAGFLVMSYSGSRIWWMPPDGSLHGPVADHLMWLNLVGLGLLFLLSQVLLAYSLFRRNQQNFCSPEREKTELKDLHFFSRAKILFWKYELFPLIALTILYTGLAIAAQRLWAANRFQGASPQALQVEVTGVQFQWYFRYPGQDAAFGATRPDLVNAPAGNPLGLDPTDPQGKDDIVSSTLVLPAGREVDLGIRSFDVIHGFFIPGMRVKQNAVPGMEMHIHFTPTVPGDYPILCSQVCGLGHARMQAHLRVVPEREYEKWLAAHLPKESR; from the coding sequence ATGTGTGCGGCCGCAGGTTTTCTCGTAATGAGTTACAGCGGCAGCCGTATCTGGTGGATGCCTCCTGATGGCTCTCTACATGGCCCTGTCGCCGACCACCTGATGTGGTTGAACCTGGTGGGGTTAGGATTGCTGTTTCTACTGTCACAGGTCCTGCTCGCCTACAGCTTGTTTCGCCGGAACCAACAAAACTTTTGTTCTCCAGAGCGGGAGAAAACGGAGTTGAAGGACCTGCATTTCTTCTCCCGTGCAAAAATACTTTTCTGGAAATACGAACTCTTCCCGCTCATCGCGCTCACCATCCTCTACACCGGGTTGGCCATTGCTGCCCAGCGTCTCTGGGCCGCCAACCGCTTTCAGGGAGCATCCCCACAGGCCCTTCAGGTTGAAGTCACCGGTGTGCAGTTCCAGTGGTATTTTCGCTATCCCGGGCAGGATGCGGCCTTTGGCGCCACACGTCCTGATCTGGTCAACGCACCTGCGGGAAACCCGCTCGGCCTTGATCCCACCGATCCGCAGGGCAAAGACGACATCGTCTCCAGCACCCTCGTCCTGCCTGCTGGAAGAGAAGTTGACCTCGGCATCCGCTCATTTGACGTCATTCACGGGTTTTTCATCCCCGGCATGCGCGTCAAACAGAACGCCGTCCCCGGCATGGAGATGCACATTCATTTCACCCCCACCGTTCCGGGAGATTACCCCATTCTCTGCTCCCAGGTCTGCGGACTGGGCCACGCCCGCATGCAGGCGCATCTCCGCGTGGTTCCAGAAAGAGAATATGAAAAATGGCTCGCTGCCCATCTACCAAAGGAGTCACGCTGA
- a CDS encoding flagellar biosynthetic protein FliQ: protein MGPDQVVDLMRHLLKEALIVSAPVLVLASITSFCISLFQTLTSLQDQTLSTVPRIVIVAVALLAGLPWFLRRLVFYTVALLGDLHRYIS, encoded by the coding sequence ATGGGACCGGACCAGGTAGTGGATCTTATGCGGCATTTGTTGAAAGAGGCCCTGATTGTCAGTGCGCCGGTGCTCGTGTTGGCTTCGATCACCAGCTTTTGTATCAGCCTGTTTCAAACACTGACTTCGCTTCAGGACCAGACCCTCAGTACAGTTCCGCGAATTGTGATTGTGGCAGTGGCGCTGCTGGCAGGACTGCCGTGGTTCCTTCGTCGGCTGGTTTTTTATACGGTTGCACTTCTGGGCGATCTTCATCGCTATATCAGCTGA
- a CDS encoding flagellar biosynthetic protein FliO, whose amino-acid sequence MTTKETPLAGKGLSLRRIFALLAQFFIQKRAGENGVLRIEERLSLGPKKMLFLIDCGGRKFLLAAGAETIHSITEVKAEDEQRRSRSR is encoded by the coding sequence ATGACGACAAAAGAAACTCCACTCGCAGGAAAGGGCCTTTCGCTGCGGCGAATCTTTGCTTTGCTGGCGCAGTTTTTCATCCAGAAGAGGGCAGGGGAAAATGGGGTCCTGCGAATCGAGGAGCGGCTTTCTCTTGGTCCGAAAAAGATGCTTTTTCTGATTGATTGCGGTGGAAGAAAGTTTCTTCTAGCTGCTGGGGCAGAGACGATTCATTCCATTACAGAAGTGAAGGCGGAGGACGAGCAGAGGAGGAGCAGATCGCGATGA
- a CDS encoding FliM/FliN family flagellar motor switch protein yields the protein MTTDSTSAENASSAAGAAPEEAQVHAALTSVEGETALGVGAMVELAGKLPLQLDLRVPVPSFRVQNLLSLEKGKIVETAWPHTEDLPLWCGDVQLVWSEFEVVDQKLAVRVTRLA from the coding sequence ATGACAACAGACTCTACATCTGCTGAAAATGCAAGCTCTGCTGCCGGGGCTGCCCCCGAGGAGGCCCAGGTCCATGCTGCCCTTACATCCGTCGAGGGTGAAACAGCGCTGGGTGTAGGCGCAATGGTGGAGTTGGCCGGAAAACTTCCTTTACAACTGGACCTCCGGGTGCCGGTGCCATCTTTTCGCGTACAAAACCTCCTGTCTTTGGAAAAAGGGAAGATCGTTGAAACCGCGTGGCCCCACACGGAAGACCTTCCACTTTGGTGCGGAGATGTGCAACTGGTCTGGTCTGAATTTGAGGTCGTAGACCAAAAGCTTGCCGTTCGCGTGACGAGGCTGGCCTGA
- the miaB gene encoding tRNA (N6-isopentenyl adenosine(37)-C2)-methylthiotransferase MiaB, whose translation MMAEPQIVDALQEKEVPARSKTFYLETFGCQMNVHDSEKVIGTLVQQGYRQVETEEDADLILYNTCSIRDKAEQKVFHRLNDFKKLTDQGKRFGVLGCVAQQEGEHIFERAPHVSLVAGSASYRKLPEMLVRLELGDRRITGLDDRQTEETFETEFTVRSNPHRGYITIIEGCDKFCAYCVVPFTRGKERSRTSSSVLAEARRMADAGYTEIQLLGQNVNSYRDPEGKKSFAELLAAVGEVPGIRRVRFTTSHPRDFTRDIVEAMDAVPTLCDHVHLPVQSGSSHVLKLMQREYTREWYLERISWIKAAKRQISMTTDIIVGFPGETPEDFEQTITLLHEVQYDGVFAFKYSPRPNTPALSMPDSIPDEVKSQRLQILLDRQREIQRVNYSKHIGHVLEVMVEGYNQTRGQVIGRTSQNKTLNFTSSQPILPAAGSYVQVKVTKSFPNSLLGEAVA comes from the coding sequence ATGATGGCGGAACCTCAAATCGTGGATGCCCTGCAGGAAAAAGAAGTGCCTGCGCGCTCCAAAACCTTCTACCTGGAAACCTTTGGCTGCCAGATGAATGTGCATGACTCGGAAAAGGTCATTGGCACCCTGGTGCAGCAGGGATACCGGCAGGTGGAAACGGAAGAGGATGCGGACCTGATCCTCTATAACACCTGTTCGATTCGCGATAAGGCGGAGCAGAAGGTTTTTCATCGCCTCAACGACTTCAAGAAACTTACCGACCAGGGAAAGCGCTTTGGCGTGCTGGGGTGCGTAGCGCAGCAGGAGGGCGAGCATATCTTTGAGCGTGCTCCGCATGTTTCGCTGGTGGCCGGGTCGGCTTCCTATCGCAAATTGCCGGAAATGCTGGTACGCCTGGAGCTTGGTGACCGGCGCATCACCGGGCTGGACGATCGCCAGACAGAGGAGACATTTGAAACCGAGTTCACGGTCCGGTCCAACCCCCATCGGGGCTATATCACGATTATTGAAGGTTGTGACAAATTTTGTGCGTACTGCGTGGTCCCATTTACGCGCGGCAAAGAGCGGAGCCGGACTTCAAGCTCTGTCCTGGCCGAGGCGCGCCGCATGGCGGATGCAGGTTATACCGAGATCCAGTTACTTGGACAGAATGTAAACTCTTATCGCGATCCGGAAGGAAAGAAGTCTTTTGCGGAGCTGCTGGCGGCCGTGGGCGAGGTCCCAGGCATCCGGCGCGTGCGGTTTACGACTTCGCATCCGCGCGATTTTACGCGAGACATTGTCGAGGCAATGGATGCCGTTCCAACCCTTTGCGACCACGTACATCTTCCGGTCCAAAGCGGGTCATCCCATGTGCTGAAGCTGATGCAGCGAGAATACACGCGCGAATGGTATCTGGAGCGCATCTCATGGATCAAGGCGGCAAAGCGCCAGATCAGCATGACGACAGACATCATTGTCGGCTTTCCCGGAGAGACCCCGGAAGACTTTGAGCAGACGATTACTCTTTTGCATGAAGTGCAGTATGACGGTGTGTTTGCGTTCAAGTACTCTCCGCGTCCCAATACTCCGGCGCTTTCGATGCCAGACTCAATTCCGGACGAGGTGAAATCACAGCGATTGCAGATTTTGCTCGACCGTCAGCGCGAGATACAACGCGTAAACTATAGCAAACATATAGGACATGTTCTTGAAGTGATGGTTGAAGGTTATAACCAGACCCGGGGACAGGTAATCGGGCGTACGTCACAGAACAAAACGTTGAACTTTACATCCAGCCAACCGATCCTTCCTGCGGCCGGCAGCTATGTGCAGGTAAAAGTGACAAAAAGTTTTCCGAATAGTTTGCTGGGAGAAGCAGTAGCGTAA
- a CDS encoding PaaI family thioesterase, translating to MKFLKLLPLAHSSLNDCFGCGMGNKAGLRLRFQVDEQQQIVCFVRLARRFAGPPGHAHGGIIATLLDEAMSKANRIHGTIAMTRQMEVEYFRPVPLKQPLTLTARRTSCQGRRNFCEAEIHDASGMLLARGKALFVTVDRSKLTPSRA from the coding sequence ATGAAATTCCTAAAGTTACTGCCTCTAGCACATAGCTCCCTGAACGATTGCTTCGGCTGCGGCATGGGAAACAAAGCCGGTCTACGTCTGCGCTTTCAGGTAGATGAACAGCAGCAGATTGTCTGCTTTGTACGTCTGGCCCGCCGTTTTGCCGGCCCTCCCGGACACGCGCACGGCGGCATCATCGCCACACTCCTCGACGAAGCCATGAGCAAGGCCAACCGCATTCATGGAACCATTGCCATGACGCGCCAGATGGAAGTCGAATATTTTCGCCCCGTTCCGCTGAAGCAGCCACTCACATTGACGGCAAGGCGCACCTCATGCCAAGGGCGCAGAAACTTCTGTGAAGCGGAAATTCACGATGCGTCGGGTATGCTCCTTGCCCGGGGAAAAGCTCTGTTTGTCACAGTGGACCGCAGCAAGCTTACCCCATCTCGGGCATAA
- a CDS encoding bifunctional nuclease family protein, with protein sequence MEIEMKIRGLMVDPSTNAPIVILKDVQGDTVLPIWVGLYEANAIALEVEKATTPRPMTHDLLKNVMQGLNATLQRVVVTELKDDTFYAVLWLEQDGETVTIDCRPSDAIALALRADCPIYVNEEVLRVAKVIPNPADQATQEELRRWLENLNDEDLGRYKM encoded by the coding sequence ATGGAAATTGAGATGAAAATCCGTGGCCTGATGGTGGATCCCTCGACGAACGCTCCCATTGTGATTTTGAAGGATGTTCAGGGAGATACTGTGCTTCCCATCTGGGTGGGTCTGTATGAAGCCAATGCCATTGCCCTGGAGGTAGAGAAGGCAACCACGCCGCGCCCCATGACCCACGATCTGCTGAAGAATGTCATGCAGGGGCTGAATGCGACCCTACAGCGTGTAGTAGTCACGGAACTTAAAGATGACACCTTTTATGCCGTGCTCTGGCTCGAACAAGATGGAGAGACGGTAACGATTGATTGCCGCCCTTCGGACGCAATTGCATTAGCACTGCGCGCCGACTGCCCCATCTATGTGAATGAAGAAGTACTGCGTGTGGCGAAGGTCATTCCCAATCCTGCCGATCAGGCAACGCAGGAAGAACTGCGACGTTGGCTGGAAAACCTGAATGATGAAGACCTTGGCCGCTACAAGATGTAG